GCGCCACGGCCTCGTTGGCCGCCACCATGAACGCCTCGATCATGCGCGTGGCCGGCGATCCCTCCTTGATCGTCGGATCGACGATGCCCTCTTCCGTGAGACGGATGCGCCGCTCGCCCGTGTCGAGCGACAACCCTCGGCGGCGGGACTGCAGCACGCGCGCGAACGCCTCCATGGACGCAAACGGCTCGCGCCCGGCGGCGATGGCCTCGTCCACCTCCTCGTAGCGGCAGTTGCGCGTCACGCGGATGACGCCCTCGAAGAGCTCCTCCTCGAGCACGCCGCCGTCCGCGTCGTAGCGGGTGCGCACGCTCATGGACAGCCGGTCGGAGGCGTCGCGCAGCGAGCAGAGGTCGTCGGAGAGACGGGAGGGAAGCATCGGCAGCACGCGAACGGGCAGGTACACGCTCGTTCCGCGCGTCCGCGCGGAGAGGTCGATCGCCGAGTTCTTCTCGACGTAATGCGACACGTCGGCGATGTGCACCCACAGCACGTGCGTGCCGTCCGGCTGGCGCTCGTAGCCGACGGCGTCGTCGAAGTCCCGCGCGTCGGCGGGATCGATCGTGTAGCAGGGGACGCCCCGCAGATCGCGCCGCCCCGACAGCCATGGGGCCGGAAGGTCGCCAGGGAAGCGGTTGGCGGCCTCCTCGACCTCCGGCGGACTGTTCCAGCCGAAGCCCTCGCGCGCGTGCACCAGCCGGCGCGCGACGAGCTCCAGCGCCTGGGCCTCCGTCCGAAGGCCCGCGTCGACGAGGAACTCGACGAAGGTGGAGGAGAGCGACGCCCGCGAGCCCGTCCAGTCGTTGGCAAGCCAGCGCGCAAAGTCGAACAGCGAGAAGCCGTCGAGCGTGTGGCGATCGGTTCCCGGCACGGTCACGGCGCCCCGGTCGCGGTCGTGCAGGACGAAGTCCTCCATGACCTTGGCAAGGACGCGCACGCGCTCGGCGTCCGCCGGGGGCAACGCATCCAGCGAGAAGGCAAGGCCGACGTACACGGTGCGCGGCGGCGCGTTGGGATCGTCCTCAACCTCCTCCTCCGCGATGAGCCGCTTGCGCAGCGCCCGAAACGCGTCCGCCTCGCGGCGGAAGGTCTTGAACGTCTCGACCTCGATGGGCTTCCACGTCTCGTCGCGCGCGCCGGCCAAGCGGAAGTAGCCCACGCCCGCGCGGCGGCAGCTCTCGAGGGCGCGCCGCACCGCCTCGCGCTGGTCGGTCGAGGGCTGCTCGGTTCCAAAGAGCGCGGCCGCCAGGGCGTAGGCGGTGTAGGGCCCCTCGGTTCCGGAGACCTTGCGCCACAGGTCGGCGTCGCGGACTTCGCCCGGCCGGACCTCGACCTGGGCGGCCTTCTTGGATCGATCCGCCAGGAGCTGCGCGAGGCGGCTTTTGAGGGTCGCCTCGTCGGCCGGAAGGGTCAGCTGGGAGGCGAGGAGGCGTCCTTTGAGATGCTCCGTCTTCACCTCGAGCCGGCCTTTCGCGGTGTAGAGCACCGCGTAGAAACCCTCCTTCTTCTTGAGGCGCTCGAGGTAGAGTCCCACGTTGTTGGGCGCCTGGATCCCGAAGAGACCCGCCTTGAACTCGACGAGATCGCCCGGCTTCACGAGGCCCCAAGGCGGAGCCGTCCGAAAACGGTTCCGCTAGGCGGCCGCCACGCGGTCCACGTACAGACGGGAGGCGGCGGGCCAGGCGACGGCGGCAAGGCCGACGAAAAGGACGGCCAAGAGCCATGGGGGCTGCCAGCCGGGGACGCCAAGCGCAGCCTGCAAGGCGTCGGCCATGACGTGGAGCGGGCTTGCCTTGACGAACGATTGAAGGGCCGCGGCAAGCGCGTCCATGGCCGCCGGATCGCGAAGGAACAAGCCCAGCACGCGCCCGAGAAGGTCGATGCCAAGGTAGGTGAACAGGAGCGACAGGAACGCCACGGCCGCAAGCGGACCTCGAAGCGGCACCTGGGGCAGCGCGCGGACGCCCGTGAGCGCGACGGCCGAGAGGAGCGCCAGAAGAAGGATGCCCAACGCGCCCGTCCACATGGCGTACGCGGCGCCAAAGCCCGCCAGGATCGGATGCGGCTCGACGACGCCATTTGCGAATGCGGCCGCGGACAAGAGAAGCGCGGGCCCAAGCATGAGAAGGCCGCCCGTCACGGCCACGGAGAGGAACTTTGCGGCCAGGATGCGGCGGGCCGAAAGGGGGCTTCGCAGCACGGTCGCGATGCTTCCCGTGCGCGTCTCGTTCACAAGCAGGCGCTCGAAGCAGGCGGCCAAGAACACGAGCGAGAGGATGGAGGCGATCAGGCGCGCCGGGAAGAGGAACGAGACGATCGGCGGGGGCTCGTCGGGTCCAGGCGGGGGCGCTCCCTCCGGGTTGCTCGTGACGACCGTCACCGTCGTGGGCACAAGGAACAGCGCCACGACGAGCGCGATCGGAAGGCGACAGGCCGCAAGGTCGCGAGCGACGACGGCCGCGGCGGCTCGCATCATGCCGCCACCGCCGGCGTCGTCTCCTGCCGCAGCTGGTCGAAGAGGTCCTCGATGGAGCCCTGGGGAACGACGGCGGTCACCTCGTGGCCGGCCTCCACGAGCGCGCGCACGATCGAGCCCACGCGCGAGCGCTCGTCCACGAGCACCTCGATCTCATGGTGGTCCATGCGGGCCTCGCGCACGCCCGCGACCGAGCGCAGCCGCGCGACGGCGTCCTGCGGTCGCGTGACCTCGAGGCGGAACCGGGCGGCCAGGAACTTCCGCTTGAGGTCGCCGGCAGCGCCCACGGCAGCGAGCCGTCCGGCGCGCAGGAAGCCAAACCGGTCGACGAACCGCTCGGCCTCGAGAAGGTGGTGCGAGGTGTACACGATCGTGCGGCCATCGCGGACCATCTCCCGCAGCCGCGCCATGACGACCCGCCGCGTGTCGAGATCGAGCGCGTTGAACGGCTCGTCAAGCACAAGAAGCGGCGAGGGATCCAGCAAGATGCGCGCGATCTCGACCTTCTGCCGCTGGCCCATCGACAGGTGCGAGAGCGGCTTCTCCCGCGGCGGAACGCCCAGCGACGCAAGCGTCTCGCGGCAGGCGGCGCGCGCGCGGCCCGCCGACTCGCCGCGCAGCGCCGCGCAGAACCCGAGGTATGCGTCGGGCTTGAGATGGCCGTCGGGCGTGGGGTTCTCGGGAAGGATCGCCACGCGCGAGCGGACGCGGTCGCGCGCCTGCCGCACGTCAAGTCCGCAGACGACGGCCGTTCCCTCGGAAGGCTCCGTGAGGGCCGTGAGAAGCCGGAGCGTCGTGCTCTTGCCCGCGCCGTTGGGCCCAAAGAGGCCGAAGATCTCACCGCGGGTCACGCGC
This genomic stretch from Candidatus Thermoplasmatota archaeon harbors:
- a CDS encoding RNB domain-containing ribonuclease, whose protein sequence is MKPGDLVEFKAGLFGIQAPNNVGLYLERLKKKEGFYAVLYTAKGRLEVKTEHLKGRLLASQLTLPADEATLKSRLAQLLADRSKKAAQVEVRPGEVRDADLWRKVSGTEGPYTAYALAAALFGTEQPSTDQREAVRRALESCRRAGVGYFRLAGARDETWKPIEVETFKTFRREADAFRALRKRLIAEEEVEDDPNAPPRTVYVGLAFSLDALPPADAERVRVLAKVMEDFVLHDRDRGAVTVPGTDRHTLDGFSLFDFARWLANDWTGSRASLSSTFVEFLVDAGLRTEAQALELVARRLVHAREGFGWNSPPEVEEAANRFPGDLPAPWLSGRRDLRGVPCYTIDPADARDFDDAVGYERQPDGTHVLWVHIADVSHYVEKNSAIDLSARTRGTSVYLPVRVLPMLPSRLSDDLCSLRDASDRLSMSVRTRYDADGGVLEEELFEGVIRVTRNCRYEEVDEAIAAGREPFASMEAFARVLQSRRRGLSLDTGERRIRLTEEGIVDPTIKEGSPATRMIEAFMVAANEAVARRLTREGVFLPYRCHPLPDRASVETWNAQMETLGISLRIELPEPADSEPEAGSGASLLDLLQKGGKLELVTGGFKPEATDGEETGPPAPAVRGVAQLSDEEREVYLRPFREALSVVSALPDPRVREIVHVKLLSAMGRAFYTPRNLGHFGLGSDCYCHFTSPIRRYPDLIVHRALRWVLRGRPGAEPHTLDEHEAMSAHDSEQGQAAEALERGTVNSAMVFASRDPRYAGALEGVVNGVTRGGLFLALPGGLEARLSTADLPGGPFAVDEHASVLYAGEIEREALQGEVDASNWRELLDPQTGELRRVRAKLGDRLRVTIAHRDYVAGRVGVKLAD
- a CDS encoding ABC transporter ATP-binding protein — its product is MADVVVESRGLSKLYGGRRAVDALDLRVTRGEIFGLFGPNGAGKSTTLRLLTALTEPSEGTAVVCGLDVRQARDRVRSRVAILPENPTPDGHLKPDAYLGFCAALRGESAGRARAACRETLASLGVPPREKPLSHLSMGQRQKVEIARILLDPSPLLVLDEPFNALDLDTRRVVMARLREMVRDGRTIVYTSHHLLEAERFVDRFGFLRAGRLAAVGAAGDLKRKFLAARFRLEVTRPQDAVARLRSVAGVREARMDHHEIEVLVDERSRVGSIVRALVEAGHEVTAVVPQGSIEDLFDQLRQETTPAVAA